The Bdellovibrionales bacterium genome has a window encoding:
- the infB gene encoding translation initiation factor IF-2, with protein sequence MTTQKVFEFAKEMGVETLTLMDKIRKWGLPVKSHMADLSDEMIQQIRAKLEEESPKAAAAKKKVTKKVVKKATGDSADAEDAPKKVATKSTKSVTKTATKAAATKTAAAKSVAAPDVSKTVIRRKKVDAVAEEEITPEETPQALPEDTPEVLETAAESTEAVSASPVEEQAPEATPAAISPAVEPDVVPATAAPVAAAEEAKTAIPSNRKREIPMTQDGPVSGVRSARRNIVGKMDLNRVSQLPQARQAKPTANRNLRTGFVASAPIDIPVVGDDFDKRHGKKRGGPIAPAAGPGPIGGPKEKEKETAPPTFVSADFMKREIVFQPKKKKISEGYNRKTQITMPAAHKRVVRVFGSISVTELAQAMNLKAPVIIKSLMSNGVVANINTVLDFDTVSLIAPEFKYEALNVKKTDTELLESASFGVDESKQVHRSPVVTVMGHVDHGKTTLLDSIRKARVAAGEAGGITQHIGAYRVKTSLGEITFIDTPGHEAFTAMRARGANITDIVILVVAADDGVMPQTIEAISHAKAAGVPIIVAMNKMDKPQANPDRVKQQLSEYELLPEEWGGTTQFVPVSAIKGEGVSELLEQVSLLAEMEELTGNPERSATGVVIESRVEKGRGNVATLLVQDGTLKVGQYLVVGTIVTKVRTIHDDTGKVLKEAGPSFPVEIIGLPGSPGAGDRFNVTKDEKSAQEVAQVRKDEITKSAEAKPPTLDDLFSKIKTGDLKELPVILKTDVAGSQEAIKGLFDKIATSEVKLKLIHAAVGAISESDVLLASTTKGMIVGFNVRPDTGAQAAAKRLGVDIKTYSIVYELVDDMKKALGGLLAPEIREKVLGRAQVRETFTVPKVGMIAGCYVTDGMITRQSTLRLLRNGKVVYTGKLSSLKRFKDDAKEVQTGFECGIGIENFNDLKVGDEIEAFTQESITREL encoded by the coding sequence TTGACGACGCAGAAGGTTTTTGAATTTGCAAAAGAAATGGGTGTAGAGACCCTCACATTGATGGATAAGATCCGCAAATGGGGCTTGCCGGTGAAGAGTCACATGGCCGACCTCTCGGACGAAATGATCCAGCAAATTCGTGCTAAGCTTGAGGAAGAGTCTCCAAAAGCTGCGGCAGCTAAAAAGAAAGTAACAAAAAAAGTCGTTAAAAAAGCGACAGGGGATTCTGCTGACGCTGAGGACGCCCCTAAAAAAGTGGCGACCAAATCGACAAAGTCGGTGACGAAAACCGCAACGAAAGCTGCGGCAACAAAAACTGCCGCCGCCAAGTCCGTCGCCGCTCCTGATGTCAGTAAAACGGTGATTCGACGTAAAAAGGTGGATGCTGTTGCTGAGGAAGAGATCACTCCGGAAGAGACACCGCAGGCGCTCCCTGAGGACACTCCAGAAGTTTTAGAAACTGCAGCGGAATCCACAGAAGCGGTCAGCGCGTCTCCAGTCGAGGAACAGGCGCCGGAAGCAACTCCGGCGGCGATCTCCCCAGCGGTTGAGCCCGATGTGGTTCCCGCAACGGCAGCGCCCGTAGCAGCTGCGGAAGAGGCCAAAACGGCAATTCCCTCCAATCGTAAACGTGAAATTCCAATGACTCAAGACGGCCCGGTGAGTGGTGTTCGCTCGGCTCGCCGAAATATCGTCGGGAAAATGGATCTCAATCGCGTCAGTCAACTTCCACAAGCTCGTCAGGCAAAACCCACGGCGAACCGAAATCTTCGCACAGGCTTTGTAGCTTCGGCACCGATTGATATTCCTGTGGTTGGAGATGATTTCGATAAACGCCACGGGAAAAAACGCGGTGGCCCTATCGCTCCTGCCGCGGGACCTGGTCCCATTGGCGGTCCTAAGGAGAAGGAAAAAGAGACAGCTCCTCCGACCTTCGTTTCTGCAGATTTCATGAAGCGCGAGATTGTTTTCCAACCGAAGAAGAAGAAAATTTCGGAAGGCTACAATCGTAAAACACAAATTACGATGCCAGCGGCGCACAAGCGCGTGGTGCGAGTTTTTGGCAGCATTAGTGTGACCGAGCTCGCTCAGGCAATGAATTTAAAAGCTCCAGTTATTATAAAAAGTTTGATGAGTAATGGTGTTGTCGCCAATATCAACACGGTTTTGGATTTCGATACGGTCTCATTGATCGCTCCGGAATTTAAGTACGAGGCACTCAACGTGAAAAAGACCGATACCGAACTCCTAGAGTCGGCAAGTTTCGGTGTGGATGAATCAAAACAAGTTCATCGTTCTCCGGTTGTGACAGTCATGGGTCACGTCGATCACGGAAAAACCACTCTTCTCGACTCTATTCGCAAAGCGCGAGTGGCTGCGGGAGAGGCCGGTGGAATCACTCAGCACATTGGTGCTTACCGGGTGAAGACGTCCCTCGGCGAGATCACTTTTATCGATACTCCGGGCCACGAAGCTTTTACGGCCATGCGAGCGCGGGGAGCCAACATCACCGACATCGTGATCCTTGTGGTCGCGGCGGATGATGGTGTGATGCCTCAGACGATCGAAGCCATCAGTCACGCCAAAGCCGCCGGTGTTCCGATCATAGTGGCGATGAATAAAATGGATAAGCCTCAGGCCAATCCAGATCGCGTAAAGCAACAACTGTCTGAATATGAATTACTTCCGGAAGAGTGGGGCGGAACAACGCAATTTGTTCCTGTCTCTGCGATCAAAGGGGAAGGTGTTTCTGAACTCCTCGAGCAAGTGAGTCTTTTGGCCGAAATGGAAGAGCTCACCGGAAATCCAGAGCGTTCAGCGACGGGCGTTGTGATCGAAAGCCGAGTGGAGAAGGGTCGCGGAAACGTGGCGACGCTTCTGGTGCAGGACGGAACATTAAAAGTCGGTCAGTACCTGGTGGTCGGAACGATCGTGACGAAAGTGCGCACGATTCATGACGATACGGGAAAGGTTCTTAAAGAGGCTGGGCCGAGTTTCCCTGTCGAAATCATCGGCTTACCTGGAAGTCCGGGAGCTGGTGATCGCTTTAACGTCACTAAAGACGAAAAGAGCGCTCAAGAAGTGGCTCAGGTTCGCAAAGACGAGATCACTAAGTCTGCCGAAGCCAAACCGCCGACTTTGGACGATCTGTTCTCTAAAATTAAAACCGGTGATCTTAAAGAGCTTCCGGTGATTTTAAAAACCGACGTTGCGGGTTCGCAAGAAGCTATCAAAGGTTTATTTGATAAGATTGCAACTTCCGAAGTGAAACTGAAGCTGATTCACGCCGCTGTGGGTGCGATCAGTGAATCTGATGTGCTTCTCGCCAGTACAACAAAAGGGATGATCGTTGGTTTCAACGTTCGTCCTGATACGGGGGCGCAGGCGGCCGCGAAGCGGTTAGGTGTGGATATTAAAACTTATTCTATCGTTTACGAATTGGTCGACGATATGAAGAAAGCTCTCGGAGGCTTACTGGCTCCCGAAATTCGCGAAAAAGTTTTGGGTCGCGCGCAAGTGCGTGAAACCTTCACCGTGCCTAAAGTCGGCATGATTGCCGGCTGTTATGTGACGGATGGCATGATCACTCGTCAAAGTACACTTCGCTTACTCCGCAATGGAAAAGTGGTGTACACGGGCAAGTTGAGCAGCTTGAAGCGATTTAAGGATGATGCCAAAGAAGTTCAAACGGGCTTTGAGTGCGGTATCGGTATTGAAAACTTTAACGATCTCAAGGTTGGAGACGAAATCGAGGCATTCACACAAGAATCCATTACGCGTGAGCTGTAA
- the mutL gene encoding DNA mismatch repair endonuclease MutL, with product MEIKILDPQVIDQIAAGEVVERPSHLVKELIENSLDAGATKVEVEVDQGGKKVKIIDNGKGIYKGDLPLVCARHATSKISELDDLWKLSTYGFRGEALASIASVSRLKITSRRRGESTAYSYINNFGTSSEAMISGGDEGTTIEIDELFANVPARLKFLKSDSAEVVQIKNVVKAQALSYPQVDFKLRVKNEVVFFYKKTDSLLKRAQDIFDSNDLFTTSNDYQGYKVEVVYSSPNTTAKVNKNLWCFVQNRWVQDRTMMAAVMEAYRNLLMHGEYPYALIKVQVPPEDVDVNIHPTKSQVKFKDNSFIFKIVQSTLCASLETAPWIEKMGVAERQANSESFRLEIGPEPMNTSFASQEFERVQYAKRHIPTEQSEFPKISDLRALAQARETAPVGAMSLSETPSTMGSWSESTPVETRESFWSRLQVLGQAHLTYILAEGSQALYMVDQHAAHERVLFEKLMEQWKNKQFEIQNYLLPLSIEMEPDQLELIMALKNDFSDLGLEIEQGGPQTLLVTAALNFITEKAISKSLLKMAEDLRLKGGSFSFQAQVGDLFATMACHTAVRAGQPMSREQMVSLLEQMDDFALSSYCPHGRNVYVEMSYGSIEKNFGRKL from the coding sequence ATGGAAATCAAGATCTTAGACCCTCAAGTGATCGATCAGATTGCCGCCGGAGAAGTGGTGGAAAGGCCTTCGCATCTCGTGAAGGAGTTGATCGAAAACAGTCTTGATGCCGGTGCCACCAAAGTCGAAGTGGAAGTGGATCAGGGTGGTAAAAAAGTTAAGATTATTGATAACGGGAAAGGGATCTATAAGGGCGATCTTCCTTTAGTTTGCGCTCGGCATGCGACCAGTAAAATTTCGGAGCTCGATGATTTGTGGAAGCTCTCAACCTATGGTTTTCGCGGTGAGGCCTTGGCCAGTATCGCTTCCGTCAGCCGCTTAAAGATCACCTCTCGCCGTCGTGGCGAAAGCACCGCCTATAGCTACATCAATAATTTTGGAACTTCGAGCGAGGCCATGATCAGCGGTGGGGACGAAGGCACAACTATCGAGATTGATGAGCTGTTTGCCAACGTTCCGGCCCGTCTCAAATTTTTAAAGTCCGATTCGGCCGAAGTGGTCCAAATAAAAAACGTAGTGAAGGCGCAAGCTTTATCCTATCCGCAGGTCGACTTTAAGTTGCGGGTGAAGAATGAAGTCGTGTTTTTTTATAAAAAGACCGACTCGCTTTTAAAACGCGCCCAAGATATTTTTGATTCTAACGATCTCTTCACGACGTCCAATGACTACCAAGGTTACAAAGTTGAAGTTGTTTATTCCAGTCCCAATACCACGGCCAAGGTGAATAAAAATCTTTGGTGTTTTGTGCAGAATCGCTGGGTGCAGGATCGCACAATGATGGCCGCGGTGATGGAAGCCTATCGGAATCTTCTCATGCACGGGGAGTACCCTTACGCATTGATCAAGGTGCAGGTGCCGCCGGAAGATGTCGATGTGAATATTCATCCGACGAAGTCGCAAGTGAAGTTTAAGGACAACTCCTTTATTTTTAAAATTGTTCAAAGCACCTTGTGTGCATCCTTGGAGACCGCTCCTTGGATCGAAAAGATGGGAGTGGCCGAGAGGCAAGCCAACAGCGAGTCCTTTCGGTTAGAAATCGGTCCTGAACCTATGAACACGTCCTTCGCCTCTCAAGAGTTTGAGCGAGTCCAGTATGCCAAGCGACACATTCCCACGGAACAGTCCGAGTTTCCGAAGATTTCTGATCTTCGAGCCCTAGCTCAGGCGCGCGAGACAGCGCCGGTGGGAGCGATGAGTTTGAGTGAGACGCCTTCGACCATGGGAAGCTGGAGCGAATCGACTCCGGTGGAAACGCGGGAAAGTTTTTGGTCTCGTCTGCAAGTATTGGGGCAAGCTCATCTCACCTATATTTTGGCCGAAGGTTCGCAAGCCTTATACATGGTGGATCAGCACGCGGCTCACGAGCGTGTGCTTTTCGAAAAGCTCATGGAGCAGTGGAAAAATAAGCAGTTCGAAATTCAGAATTATCTTTTACCCTTATCCATCGAAATGGAGCCCGATCAGTTGGAGCTTATTATGGCTCTTAAAAATGATTTCTCAGATTTAGGATTAGAGATTGAACAGGGCGGCCCCCAAACCCTTTTGGTCACGGCGGCCTTAAATTTTATTACGGAAAAAGCCATCAGTAAAAGTTTACTCAAAATGGCCGAGGATTTACGTTTGAAGGGCGGGAGCTTCTCGTTTCAAGCGCAAGTGGGTGATCTGTTTGCCACGATGGCCTGCCATACTGCCGTACGCGCCGGTCAGCCGATGTCCCGCGAGCAGATGGTGTCTTTACTTGAGCAAATGGATGACTTCGCGCTTTCGAGCTATTGTCCTCATGGACGTAACGTTTATGTGGAGATGAGTTACGGAAGTATCGAAAAAAATTTCGGAAGAAAACTTTAA
- the rpsO gene encoding 30S ribosomal protein S15 codes for MALSKAQNEQIIKKFQRADLDTGSSEVQVALLTFQIKTLSEHFKKHPKDNHGTVGLVKMVNRRRRLLDYLKRTDNKKYLSLIADLEIRK; via the coding sequence ATGGCATTAAGCAAAGCTCAAAACGAGCAAATCATTAAAAAGTTCCAACGTGCAGATTTAGATACGGGCAGCTCTGAAGTTCAGGTCGCTCTTCTCACGTTCCAAATTAAAACTCTTTCGGAACATTTCAAAAAACACCCTAAAGATAACCACGGAACTGTGGGCCTCGTAAAGATGGTCAATCGTCGCCGTCGTCTTTTGGATTATCTTAAACGCACCGACAACAAAAAATATCTCTCTCTCATCGCTGACTTGGAAATTCGTAAGTAA
- a CDS encoding transcriptional repressor, producing MADKSQSPRGLDPEILKKMKEGGLKLTQSRIKILELLAEKETAMTPSEIFALLTKRSKSGDVDRVTVYRILEKFKELGVVHTVDSNKYVYCLHQACKHDNHFILICNSCRQVQEVGGESKHTEALAKFLKKEEGFKLETQSMVLNGLCSQCS from the coding sequence ATGGCCGATAAATCGCAGTCTCCACGGGGACTAGATCCCGAAATTCTAAAAAAAATGAAGGAGGGTGGACTTAAGCTCACCCAGTCTCGCATTAAAATTTTAGAACTTCTCGCGGAAAAAGAGACGGCGATGACGCCTTCGGAAATTTTCGCACTCCTCACAAAACGATCGAAGTCGGGAGACGTCGATCGCGTCACTGTCTATCGTATACTCGAAAAGTTTAAGGAATTGGGAGTCGTGCATACGGTGGACAGTAATAAATATGTCTACTGTCTTCATCAGGCCTGCAAACACGACAATCATTTTATTCTCATTTGTAACTCCTGCCGCCAAGTTCAAGAGGTGGGTGGAGAGTCCAAACATACCGAGGCTCTCGCTAAGTTTCTTAAAAAAGAAGAGGGCTTTAAACTCGAAACTCAATCGATGGTTCTGAACGGGCTATGTTCCCAATGTTCTTAA
- the truB gene encoding tRNA pseudouridine(55) synthase TruB: protein MLNGLLLIDKPSKITSHDVVATVRRMTQQKSVGHAGTLDPLATGLMVVLMGEATKLSNYILNGDKAYVVQAKIGVKTNTGDKDGEIEASQEVAPIETEKLITTIASLVGTFQWAVPIFSAVKQNGEKLYDLARSGQAVTPPTKAMTFYEAKLIDVQWPLVKVAVRCSKGSFIRTWVEKFGEALGTFASVETLRRTESEPYSLEKAVTLRNAEGKILTETTSWIPLEDSLPQWPQIQVEGKEEKLIRNGQIPYSLKRMLEIEFTGSPGVRVKSARNKRLLAILSPTPHSFTIQRVFNDY from the coding sequence ATGCTTAACGGATTACTTCTTATCGATAAACCTTCGAAAATCACCAGCCACGACGTGGTCGCGACGGTGCGCCGTATGACTCAGCAAAAATCGGTGGGCCACGCGGGGACGCTAGATCCTCTCGCCACCGGACTCATGGTGGTGCTGATGGGCGAAGCGACTAAGCTTTCGAATTACATCCTTAATGGGGATAAAGCTTACGTGGTTCAGGCCAAGATAGGTGTAAAGACCAACACGGGCGATAAAGACGGTGAGATCGAAGCCTCTCAAGAGGTCGCTCCCATCGAAACAGAAAAACTCATCACGACGATTGCCAGTCTCGTCGGAACTTTTCAATGGGCTGTGCCTATCTTCTCCGCGGTGAAACAAAATGGAGAAAAGCTATACGACCTCGCTCGATCTGGACAAGCTGTGACTCCACCGACAAAAGCGATGACGTTTTACGAAGCCAAGTTGATCGACGTTCAATGGCCTCTAGTTAAAGTGGCGGTCCGTTGCTCTAAAGGAAGTTTTATTCGCACGTGGGTGGAAAAATTCGGCGAAGCTCTAGGTACGTTTGCATCCGTGGAAACTCTTCGACGGACCGAATCCGAACCCTACTCCCTCGAAAAAGCCGTAACCCTTCGTAATGCTGAGGGAAAAATTCTGACCGAAACGACCTCCTGGATTCCGCTTGAGGACAGTCTCCCGCAGTGGCCGCAAATCCAGGTTGAAGGGAAAGAAGAAAAACTCATTCGAAACGGCCAGATCCCTTACAGCCTCAAACGAATGCTAGAGATCGAATTCACCGGAAGCCCAGGCGTTCGGGTCAAGAGTGCCCGCAACAAACGCCTCCTGGCGATCCTCAGCCCCACCCCCCATTCCTTCACCATCCAAAGAGTCTTCAACGACTACTAA
- the dut gene encoding dUTP diphosphatase translates to MKKIGLKVRTWEHFKGELPKYESVLASGFDVRAQVAAPMTLAPGASCMVPTGLSFEIPAGFEIQVRPRSGLAAKKGVTVLNTPGTVDADYRGEVKIILINLGQEPFVIQDQDRVAQMVLAPVLQAELELVTELSDTQRGFGGFGSTGVST, encoded by the coding sequence ATGAAAAAAATCGGTTTAAAAGTAAGAACCTGGGAGCACTTTAAAGGTGAACTTCCTAAGTACGAAAGCGTCTTGGCCAGTGGTTTTGATGTTCGAGCACAAGTGGCAGCACCTATGACTTTAGCTCCTGGTGCCTCGTGCATGGTGCCTACGGGTCTTAGTTTTGAGATTCCTGCAGGTTTCGAAATTCAGGTGCGTCCCCGTAGTGGATTAGCGGCAAAAAAAGGTGTAACGGTCCTTAATACGCCGGGCACCGTCGACGCGGATTATCGAGGCGAAGTAAAAATTATTCTCATCAATCTCGGCCAAGAGCCATTTGTGATTCAAGATCAGGATCGTGTGGCGCAGATGGTATTAGCGCCAGTGCTTCAAGCGGAATTGGAGTTGGTGACAGAACTTTCGGACACGCAACGCGGATTTGGTGGGTTTGGAAGCACCGGAGTGTCGACGTAA
- the rbfA gene encoding 30S ribosome-binding factor RbfA: MTESRRVQRVEKGLREIIGTYLVRHFSSQMLSVGNIIVSGDLRSAKVFISRIGQDKMTKEEVEVVQEHAVSIQREISSQLHMKFCPRLTFLNDDAVGSAKKLDELFEKIKN, from the coding sequence GTGACTGAAAGTCGACGAGTTCAGCGAGTAGAAAAAGGCTTGCGCGAGATTATTGGAACATATCTCGTGCGCCATTTTTCGAGCCAAATGTTGAGCGTAGGAAACATTATTGTCTCTGGCGATCTTCGGAGCGCCAAAGTGTTTATCAGTCGTATTGGTCAGGATAAAATGACCAAGGAAGAAGTGGAAGTGGTTCAAGAGCACGCCGTTTCTATTCAACGAGAGATTTCGTCACAACTTCACATGAAATTTTGCCCGCGATTAACGTTTTTGAATGACGATGCCGTGGGTTCAGCCAAGAAACTCGACGAACTTTTCGAAAAAATTAAAAATTAA
- a CDS encoding insulinase family protein: protein MNKPVFNKTVLDNGIRVLTEAHPATRCVVVGFWLDRGTRDEPHKLMGVSHLIEHLVFKGTQKLNSLEIAKKIEAVGGEINAFTSKEHTCFHTTTLKEDLELSIDILSQLFCEAQFSKEDFEKEKNVVVQEILMSKDDIEDSVFESYFIEAYKDNSLGWPILGQPKILDKITRKDVMNWYAEAYLPENLIVSVAGAIDHKNVVQLVEKYLSHLQRQHRPEQRQTPKWSTWKKFSTRESEQTHVVMGLPTLPYSAEERFDAFVFNACLGGGMTSRLYQTVREDKGWAYSIFSMLNTFGDCGALMIYAATDKKLYRKVIEAIYKDLEHLKKNKISSSEVEFYKKQVRGQLLIAAEDIDSRMHSLAINEMVFGKYRSVESVIQEMDKVTTTSVEKYIKDWVNPENMNLYMMGDLDKSKTKKWLEGL from the coding sequence ATGAACAAGCCGGTCTTTAATAAAACAGTTCTAGATAATGGCATCCGTGTTCTTACGGAAGCCCACCCGGCCACACGATGTGTGGTCGTTGGTTTTTGGTTAGATCGCGGCACTCGCGATGAGCCTCACAAATTAATGGGCGTGTCTCATTTGATAGAGCACCTTGTTTTTAAAGGGACCCAAAAGCTTAATTCTTTAGAGATTGCCAAAAAGATCGAAGCGGTCGGCGGTGAGATCAATGCCTTCACCTCTAAAGAGCACACCTGTTTCCACACAACTACGCTCAAAGAAGATCTTGAGCTCAGTATAGATATTCTCTCGCAACTTTTTTGCGAAGCCCAGTTCTCTAAAGAAGATTTTGAAAAAGAAAAAAATGTGGTCGTCCAAGAGATACTGATGTCGAAAGACGATATTGAAGATTCGGTCTTCGAATCCTATTTTATCGAGGCCTACAAAGACAATTCGCTCGGTTGGCCGATCCTAGGTCAGCCAAAGATTCTTGATAAAATCACGCGTAAAGATGTTATGAACTGGTATGCGGAAGCTTATCTCCCGGAGAATCTGATCGTGAGTGTGGCCGGAGCCATTGATCATAAAAATGTCGTCCAGCTCGTTGAAAAATATTTATCTCATCTTCAGCGACAACATCGCCCGGAACAGCGTCAAACTCCAAAGTGGTCAACTTGGAAGAAGTTTTCGACCCGCGAGAGCGAACAGACTCATGTGGTTATGGGGTTGCCAACGCTCCCGTATTCGGCCGAGGAGCGCTTTGATGCCTTTGTCTTTAATGCGTGCTTAGGTGGTGGAATGACCTCTCGTCTTTATCAGACGGTGCGCGAGGATAAAGGCTGGGCTTATTCTATATTTAGTATGCTCAACACCTTCGGCGATTGTGGCGCCCTTATGATTTATGCGGCGACAGACAAGAAACTCTATCGCAAAGTGATCGAGGCGATTTACAAGGATCTGGAACACCTCAAAAAAAATAAAATTTCATCGTCTGAAGTTGAGTTTTATAAAAAGCAAGTTCGCGGACAGCTTTTGATTGCCGCGGAAGACATCGACAGTCGGATGCATTCGCTGGCGATTAACGAAATGGTTTTCGGTAAATATCGTTCGGTGGAATCTGTGATCCAAGAGATGGATAAGGTGACAACGACATCGGTAGAGAAATATATAAAAGACTGGGTCAATCCAGAGAACATGAATTTGTACATGATGGGCGACTTAGATAAGTCGAAGACTAAAAAATGGTTGGAGGGGTTATGA
- the pnp gene encoding polyribonucleotide nucleotidyltransferase, with protein MKQTVTTTLAGQQITIETGRMAKQADGSVLVTCGNNVVLVTAVSSPNESTMDFFPLTVEYVEKFYASGKFPGGFFKREAKPTNDATLTARLIDRPIRPSFPEGYRYETQVVATVMSYDGQYPVEMLANLGASAALHISNIPFNGPTAAIQIARENGKFIINPTPEQLEASDMDVVVAGTRNGILMVEGEARLISEADFLEAIKFGHAQMKPLFDMQDELRTKSGSTPKREFKPFVVDGEFRALAEKALTAKITDALETRTKNERYAKYTQIKKQAMEELITQQNFPKDILDLRKKELGIIIEDLKYKISRANILDKGVRIDGRDLTTVRPIACEIGLLPRVHGSGLFTRGETQVLGTVTLGTGDDEQTIDGLKATYKKRFLLHYNFPPYSVGEVGRMGGQSRREIGHGNLAERALKPMLPDHTKFPYTLRIVSEVLESNGSSSMGTVCSSTLAMLDAGVPIKAPVAGIAMGLIAEGSKTAVLTDILGDEDHLGDMDFKVAGTREGVTAVQMDIKIDSISFDIMEKALKQAHIGRLHILDKMDAVISSPKGQLSPFAPVIQTIQIKPDKVREVIGAGGKVIKSIIEETGVKIDIEDDGKIHIASTDPAKAKRAIEIIESICAEAEVGRVYPGKVMKVVEFGAFVEILPGTQGLLHISEIAHDRVRNVTDFLKEGDKVDVKVLEVDRSGRVKLSRKAILKEGEA; from the coding sequence ATGAAACAAACAGTAACCACAACCCTAGCGGGGCAGCAGATCACGATCGAAACCGGTCGCATGGCGAAACAGGCCGATGGATCCGTTCTCGTGACTTGCGGAAACAACGTCGTGCTGGTCACGGCCGTTTCCTCGCCCAATGAATCCACTATGGATTTCTTTCCGCTGACGGTGGAGTACGTTGAAAAATTTTATGCCTCTGGAAAATTTCCAGGCGGCTTCTTTAAGCGCGAAGCTAAACCCACTAACGATGCGACACTCACTGCACGTTTAATCGATCGCCCGATTCGCCCGTCCTTCCCTGAAGGCTATCGATACGAAACGCAAGTGGTCGCGACAGTCATGAGTTATGACGGTCAGTATCCGGTGGAAATGCTCGCCAATTTAGGAGCCTCGGCAGCCCTTCACATCAGTAACATTCCGTTCAACGGTCCTACCGCAGCGATTCAGATCGCTCGCGAGAACGGTAAATTCATCATCAACCCCACTCCTGAGCAACTCGAAGCTTCGGACATGGATGTGGTCGTTGCGGGAACACGCAACGGGATCTTGATGGTGGAAGGTGAAGCGCGTTTGATTTCGGAAGCGGATTTCTTAGAGGCGATCAAGTTTGGTCACGCTCAAATGAAGCCCCTTTTTGATATGCAAGATGAACTTCGCACGAAATCTGGAAGTACTCCTAAACGCGAATTTAAACCATTTGTTGTAGACGGGGAATTCCGTGCTCTCGCCGAAAAAGCGTTAACGGCTAAAATCACAGATGCTTTAGAGACGCGCACCAAAAACGAGCGTTACGCAAAATACACTCAAATCAAAAAGCAAGCGATGGAAGAGCTGATCACTCAGCAAAACTTCCCTAAAGATATTCTCGATCTTCGCAAAAAAGAGTTGGGTATCATTATCGAAGATCTTAAGTACAAGATCTCTCGCGCCAACATTCTTGATAAAGGCGTTCGTATCGACGGTCGTGATTTAACGACAGTCCGTCCGATTGCTTGCGAGATTGGTTTACTTCCTCGTGTGCACGGTTCTGGTCTTTTCACTCGTGGAGAAACCCAAGTTCTTGGAACTGTGACTCTCGGAACGGGCGATGATGAGCAAACCATCGACGGATTAAAAGCGACCTACAAAAAGCGCTTCCTCCTCCATTACAATTTCCCTCCGTACTCTGTGGGTGAAGTGGGTCGTATGGGTGGACAAAGCCGTCGTGAGATTGGCCACGGAAATCTTGCGGAGCGTGCTCTTAAGCCGATGCTTCCTGACCATACAAAGTTCCCTTACACTCTTCGTATCGTGAGCGAAGTTCTTGAATCCAACGGTTCAAGCTCTATGGGAACCGTTTGCTCTTCAACCTTAGCCATGTTGGATGCCGGTGTTCCTATTAAGGCGCCTGTAGCCGGGATTGCGATGGGTCTTATTGCCGAAGGCAGTAAAACCGCCGTTTTGACGGACATCTTAGGTGATGAAGATCATCTTGGAGATATGGACTTTAAAGTCGCCGGCACTCGTGAAGGTGTGACTGCGGTTCAAATGGATATCAAAATTGACAGCATCAGCTTCGACATTATGGAGAAAGCTCTTAAACAAGCTCATATCGGTCGTCTCCACATTCTTGACAAGATGGATGCGGTGATTTCATCTCCGAAGGGCCAACTCTCTCCATTTGCTCCAGTGATTCAAACGATCCAGATCAAGCCCGACAAGGTGAGAGAAGTGATCGGTGCTGGTGGTAAAGTGATCAAGAGCATCATCGAAGAGACTGGCGTTAAGATTGATATCGAAGATGATGGAAAGATCCATATTGCTTCGACAGATCCTGCGAAAGCAAAACGTGCGATTGAGATCATCGAATCTATTTGTGCGGAAGCCGAAGTGGGCCGAGTTTATCCAGGAAAAGTGATGAAGGTTGTCGAGTTCGGAGCTTTCGTTGAAATTCTTCCGGGAACTCAAGGTTTACTCCATATCTCAGAGATCGCTCATGATCGCGTTCGCAATGTCACCGACTTCTTAAAAGAAGGCGACAAAGTGGATGTAAAAGTGTTGGAAGTCGATCGTTCCGGTCGCGTAAAACTGTCTCGCAAAGCGATCCTCAAAGAGGGCGAAGCTTAA